Part of the Phycisphaeraceae bacterium genome, CCGCCGGGATGGCCTGGATCGCCGACGCCAGCTCCTCGGGCGTCGCGGTCTGGGCGGGCGCGGACGCCGGGCGCAGCGGGGCCAGGGGCTCGGCGTCGGGCGTGATCCTGAGGTCGGGCTGGCTCGATCGGGCGGTGCTCATGGGTGCGCTTCGGTCATCGGGTGGGGACAGAGGTATTCGGACCTAGATCGGCTCGTGTTCGCGCCGTCTGAAGGCGACTGGCGGCCCCGGAGGCCGATTTAGCGCGACGGTGCGCGATAGATCGCTGCGCAGCCGGGGGCTTCCGTCACCCGCACCGACGCGACGCGCACGCCGCGGGCGGCGTCGCGCGCCGGCAGGGCCGCGCCCAGCGCGTCGGCGATGTGCCGAGCCACCAGCTCCGCGGTGGGGTTGACGCGATCGAACGGCGCTGTCGAGTTCAGGTCGCGGTTATGGAATGGGCGCACGATCTCCTGCAGCGAGGACTCGATCGCGTGGAAATCGCACAGAAGCCCGTCCTCGTCGAGCGAATCGCCGGCCACGGCGACGCAGACGCGCCAGTTGTGCCCGTGCACCGGCTCGCGCCGCCCGCCCATCACGATCGCGTGGGCGGCCGCGAACTCCGTCTCGACGGTGATCTCGTACATCAGGCGATTGTACGGCCAGCGCGACGGTCCACCCGCTTGGAGTCCGTGAAGACCCTGCGGGGTCCAGCTCATCGGCGTATCCTCCGACGCTGCGCCGATGCACAAACAACGACCGAACACACGCAGGAGAGAACGGTGTCCGACGCGAAGACCGAGCCCGGGACGCAGAGCGCACCCCTGATGCTGTCCGTCAGCGGATGCCGCGGCATCGTCGGCGCGACGATGACCCCCGAAGTGACCGCGCGGTTCGCCGGCGCCTTCGCCGGCTGGCTGCGCGATCGCCACCCGGGCGAGGATCGCCCGGCGGTGGTGTTCGGCAAGGACGGGCGGGCCGGGAACGAGTCGCTGCACCTGGCGGCGATCGCGGGCCTGCTCGCGGCCGGCGTGCGCGTGGTTGATCTCGATGTCGCGGCCACGCCGACCGTGGGCGTGATGGTCGAGCATCACTCGGCGCAGGGCGGGCTCATCCTGACGGCGAGCCACAACCCCGCGCAGTGGAACGGCCTCAAGTGCATCACTCGCGACGAGAAGGACGCGCAGGGCGCGCTCCGCGCCCGCGCTCCCAAGGCCGAGGACGCGCAGGAGATCGTCGACCGCTTCCGCGCCGGGCGCGTGCTGCTCGCGCCGCACGATGCGCAGGGCACGCACGATCACGACGACACCTCGGCTCACGTGCATGTCGCGAGGGTGCTGAAGTCGGTCGCGGCCGTCGCGCCTGTCGACGAGATCCGCGCGAAGCGGTTCCGCGTCGCGGTCGACTCGGTGAACTCCAGCGGCGTCGCGGGAGCGCGCCTGCTGCTCGACGCGCTGGGGTGCGAGGTGGTGCATGTCCACGACGAGCCCACGGGCGTCTTCCCTCACAGCCCCGAGCCGACGGCGGAGAACCTCGCGGGGTTCTCGTCCGTCGTTCGCGACGCCGGCGCCGTCGTCGGCTTCGCGCAGGACACCGACGCCGACCGGCTCGCGCTGCTCGACGAGACGGGCGCGTACGTCGGCGAGGAGTACACGCTGGTGCTCGCGGCCAGAGCGTTGCTCGAGTTCGACCCGGCCGCCGCGGGTGTCGCGATGGCCGCCAACCTCTCCACCAGCCGCATGATCGACGACGTCTCGGCCCGGCACGCCGGCGGCGGGGTGGTTCGCACGCCCGTGGGTGAGGCGAATGTCGTCAGCGCGATGCTTCGCGAGGGCAGCGTGCTCGGGGGCGAGGGCAACGGGGGCGTGATCTGGTCGCCCGTCGCGATGATCCGCGACAGTCTCGGCTCGATGGCCCTCGTGCTCGCGCTCATGACGCGGACCGGGCGCACACTCTCCTCGCTCGTGCGCGACACGCCCTCCTACACCATCGACAAGCGCAAGGCGCCGGTGCGAGAGGGCCTCGCCCAGCGCGCGTGCGCCGCGATCGCCGAGCAATTCAGCGGCGGGCGGATCGACACCCAGGACGGCGTGCGCATCGACTTCGACGGGGGCGGCGACGACCCTGCGTGGCTGCATGTGCGCGCGAGCAACACCGAGCCGATCATCCGCCTCATCGCCGAGGCGAAGACCGGCGCGAGAGCGTCGCAGTTGCTCGACGAGGCGCAGCGCGTCATCGAACGGGTCTGAGCGCGACCGATGAACGAGAACTCCATCGCCCTCGACCCGCGCGTCTGCGAACGCCGCCCCGACGGCACGATCCTGATCCGCGTGAAGGCGGTCCCGGGCGCGAGCCGCGATCAGATCGTGGGGGTGCTGGGGGATCGGCTGAAGATCAAGGTCGCCGCGCCCCCCGAGGGCGGGAAGGCCAACGACGCGATCCGGGCGATGCTCGCACGCGAGATAGGCGCGAAGCCATCCGGGTTGGAGCTCGTGAGCGGGGGCAGCAATCCTGAGAAGGCTTTCCGCGTCACGCCGGGCTGGGCATGAGGCCCGGGCCGGGGTCGCGTCCCTCGTCGCTGCGCGGCTTGGGCGCGGGCTTGGACTGCTCGGCGCGGGCCTTGGCGGCCTCGAGGGCGAGCAGGTCGCTGACGGTGGGCTTGTTCAGCGCCTCGCCGCGCAGGAGCTTGCGGACTTCCTCCGCGGTGAGCGTTTCGTGGGTGAGCAGCGCCTGGGCGACGCGTTCGACGGCGTCCCAGTGCTTGTCGAGGACCTCGGCGGCGTCGCTGTAGGCCTCGTCGGCGAAGCGCTTCACCTCTTCGTCGATGAGCCGCGCGGTGTCTTCCGAATACTCGCGGTCGGCCTTGAACATCTCGCGAGAGTCTTCGCCGGCGTAGCGGACGAACCCGAGCTTGTCGCTCATGCCCCACTCGAGCACCGCGGCGCGCGCCATGCGGGTGAGTTGCGAGATATCCATCGCCGCGCCCGACGACATGTCGCCGGTCTGGCGCAGTTCCGCGATGCGCCC contains:
- a CDS encoding 6-carboxytetrahydropterin synthase codes for the protein MYEITVETEFAAAHAIVMGGRREPVHGHNWRVCVAVAGDSLDEDGLLCDFHAIESSLQEIVRPFHNRDLNSTAPFDRVNPTAELVARHIADALGAALPARDAARGVRVASVRVTEAPGCAAIYRAPSR
- a CDS encoding DUF167 domain-containing protein; this encodes MNENSIALDPRVCERRPDGTILIRVKAVPGASRDQIVGVLGDRLKIKVAAPPEGGKANDAIRAMLAREIGAKPSGLELVSGGSNPEKAFRVTPGWA